One window from the genome of Bradyrhizobium xenonodulans encodes:
- a CDS encoding AsmA family protein has translation MRIVKFAGATLAAVIIVIALLLVVGIPSGFLTSTIAARVESATGYRLSIDGTTKISLWPTLNVTLNDLTLQDPKDRSGITRLTVDSVQAEMTLASVSSGRPEISELVVTHPVLYQPLLRERLPNAGTASKPPALDTNGATIDRVKVTDGEIAFSRVRDRIEGRISAINADAVVGRDRKVSIAGTARVGDHPTKFDIKATTPAPPADRPTIPVDFAVDMPDVLKSQLTGRADMRLSGDVVMINGVNGRLGDGSFNGWASVDIASKPLVKVDLDFQRLAMPLAKTPEGASGQPWSNAPIDVSGLNYVDAQIRLSANEAVIGDARLAPLALDAKLAGGVLKASTANLGAYGGQVSGEVILDATTGAPSFAMHSDLVGVRALPLLQGLTEFDRIDGKLQAKLALRSAGTSQRALMANMQGTAFVNFQDGAIRGINVAQMIRSLTSGTLSGWQDNQSSSQEQSTDLSQLSASFRIDKGQAVTTDLNLIGPLVRVTGAGTIALDTKMMGFRVEPKLVMTTEGQGRASEPVGFGIPVMIQGTWSQPRIYPDMAGMLDNPDAAYARLREMGKGLFGPDGAGLGNILGSLGLGGATAPGSGGATGNANPQTQQPGQNNPLSGPLGEAIGNLIQQGLSGGAGTGAGTATGTGRSRSLPATPSKPAPLASPEPAAPEAPPMAEQDSQPMNDVLRQLFNR, from the coding sequence ATGAGAATAGTGAAATTCGCCGGCGCGACTTTGGCCGCCGTCATCATCGTGATCGCGCTCCTGCTGGTGGTCGGCATCCCCTCGGGCTTCCTGACCTCGACGATTGCCGCGCGGGTCGAGAGCGCGACCGGCTATCGCCTGTCGATCGACGGCACCACGAAGATCAGCCTGTGGCCGACGCTGAATGTCACGCTGAACGACCTCACGCTCCAGGACCCCAAGGACCGCAGCGGCATCACCCGCCTCACGGTCGACAGCGTGCAGGCCGAGATGACGCTTGCGAGCGTATCGTCGGGCCGTCCTGAGATCAGCGAGCTCGTCGTCACCCATCCCGTGCTCTACCAGCCGCTGCTGCGCGAGCGTCTGCCAAACGCCGGCACCGCGTCGAAGCCGCCTGCGCTCGACACGAACGGGGCGACCATCGACCGCGTCAAGGTCACCGACGGCGAGATCGCATTCTCGCGCGTGCGCGATCGTATCGAGGGCCGCATCAGCGCCATCAACGCCGATGCCGTCGTCGGTCGCGACCGCAAGGTCAGCATCGCCGGCACCGCGCGCGTCGGCGATCACCCGACCAAGTTCGACATCAAGGCGACGACGCCGGCACCGCCGGCCGACCGGCCCACCATTCCGGTGGATTTCGCCGTCGACATGCCTGACGTGCTGAAGTCCCAGCTCACCGGCCGTGCCGACATGCGCCTCAGCGGCGACGTCGTGATGATCAACGGCGTGAACGGCAGGCTCGGCGACGGCTCGTTCAACGGCTGGGCCTCGGTCGACATCGCGAGCAAGCCTCTGGTCAAGGTCGATCTCGATTTCCAGCGGCTCGCGATGCCGTTGGCGAAAACGCCGGAGGGTGCATCTGGACAGCCCTGGAGCAATGCGCCGATCGATGTGTCCGGGCTCAATTATGTCGATGCACAAATCAGGCTCTCCGCGAACGAGGCCGTGATCGGCGACGCCCGTCTTGCGCCGCTCGCCCTCGATGCCAAGCTCGCAGGCGGCGTGCTGAAGGCCAGCACCGCCAATCTCGGCGCCTATGGCGGCCAGGTCTCCGGTGAGGTGATCCTCGATGCCACCACCGGTGCCCCGAGCTTTGCCATGCATTCCGATCTCGTCGGGGTGCGCGCGCTGCCGCTGCTCCAGGGCCTTACCGAGTTCGACCGGATCGACGGCAAGCTGCAAGCCAAGCTCGCGTTGCGCAGCGCCGGCACCAGCCAGCGCGCGCTGATGGCGAACATGCAGGGCACCGCTTTCGTCAATTTCCAGGACGGCGCCATTCGCGGCATCAACGTCGCGCAGATGATCCGCTCGCTGACATCGGGCACGCTGTCGGGCTGGCAGGACAACCAGAGCTCCAGCCAGGAGCAGAGCACCGATCTGTCGCAGCTCTCGGCCTCCTTCCGCATCGACAAGGGCCAAGCGGTGACGACCGATCTCAACCTGATCGGGCCGCTGGTGCGCGTCACCGGCGCCGGCACCATCGCGCTCGACACCAAGATGATGGGTTTCCGCGTCGAGCCGAAGCTGGTGATGACCACCGAAGGCCAGGGCCGCGCCTCCGAGCCGGTCGGCTTCGGCATCCCCGTGATGATCCAGGGCACCTGGTCGCAGCCGCGGATCTACCCCGACATGGCCGGCATGCTCGATAATCCGGACGCCGCCTATGCCAGACTGCGCGAGATGGGCAAGGGGCTGTTCGGTCCCGATGGTGCCGGGCTCGGCAATATCCTGGGCAGCCTCGGGCTGGGCGGCGCCACCGCGCCGGGCAGCGGTGGTGCGACCGGCAACGCCAATCCGCAAACCCAGCAGCCGGGGCAGAACAACCCGCTCAGCGGCCCGCTGGGCGAGGCGATCGGCAATCTGATCCAGCAGGGGCTTTCCGGCGGCGCCGGAACCGGCGCTGGCACCGCGA
- a CDS encoding Crp/Fnr family transcriptional regulator: MSKQAEFAVILKMNAMFADLGADELQRLSSLCHTQHLGNGEVLFQKGDAGDALFGVRRGQVRIETGASDGSRLTLNFMGPGDLFGEVAVLDGQNRTADATAGEASELFVLRREDFLAFLEREPKVAIRIIALLCQRIRWQSERMEESMLQPLPVRLARRLCALAADFGSEVHISQEQLGVFVGAARESVNRQLQAWRKEAILDLQRGRILLRNMTKLTAIARNE; the protein is encoded by the coding sequence ATGAGCAAGCAGGCCGAATTTGCGGTCATCCTGAAGATGAATGCGATGTTCGCCGATCTCGGCGCGGACGAGCTCCAGCGGCTGTCCAGTCTCTGCCACACCCAGCATCTGGGGAACGGCGAAGTGCTGTTCCAGAAGGGTGATGCCGGCGACGCGCTGTTCGGCGTGCGCCGCGGCCAGGTCCGCATCGAGACCGGCGCCTCCGACGGCAGCCGGCTGACATTGAATTTCATGGGGCCGGGCGACCTGTTCGGCGAGGTTGCGGTTCTGGACGGCCAGAACCGCACCGCGGATGCCACCGCGGGCGAAGCCAGCGAATTGTTCGTGTTGCGGCGCGAAGATTTCCTCGCCTTCCTCGAACGCGAGCCGAAGGTCGCGATCAGGATCATCGCGCTGCTGTGCCAGCGCATCCGCTGGCAGAGCGAGCGCATGGAAGAATCCATGCTGCAGCCGCTGCCGGTCCGGCTGGCGCGGCGGCTGTGCGCGCTCGCCGCCGATTTTGGCTCCGAGGTGCACATCTCGCAGGAGCAGCTCGGCGTCTTCGTCGGCGCCGCCCGCGAGAGCGTCAACCGCCAGCTTCAGGCCTGGCGCAAGGAGGCGATCCTGGATCTCCAGCGCGGCCGCATCCTGCTGAGGAACATGACCAAGCTGACGGCGATCGCGCGGAACGAATAG
- a CDS encoding efflux RND transporter permease subunit: MALNISAWSIRNPLPSVVFSIILLVLGWTSFTKLAVTRLPSADIPVISVAVSQFGAAPAELESQVTKTVEDAVSGVEGVRHITSQITDGLSVTTIQFALETNTDRALNDVKDAVTRVRSNLPQNVTEPLIQRVDVIGLPIVTYAAISPGKTPEQLSYFVDDVVKRALQGVRGVAQVERIGGVEREILVSLDPDRLQAMGLTAVNVSQSLRGTNVDVAGGRAEIGKNDQAIRTLAGAKTLGDLAGTMIPLFGGGEVRLADLGTVTDTIADRRTFARFNGEPIVALGIKRSKGASDVKVAEAVQKRIDALKATYPDVDLKVIDTSVEYTNGNYHAAISTLFEGAILAVVIVLLFLRDLRATIIAAISLPLSIFPAFWAMDLLGFSLNLVSFLAITLSTGILVDDAIVEIENIVRHMNMGKSPYRAALEAADEIGLAVIAISLTIIAIFAPASFMSGIAGQFFKQFGITVSVQVFFSLLAARFVTPVLAAYFLKHGHHEEPPPGRVLRSYHRIVAWSVKHYFITVLAGFGVFAASIWSITLLPQGFLPAQDSARSLLALELPPGTQLAYTEKVTEDIVARLRKRSEVKSIFVDGGRVPPGTQEVRRAALIINYTPKDSRDITQRELEFSISQELENVPDIRFWFLDENGLRAISLVVTGVDANIVNNVASELATQMKRIPTISNVISETTLERPELRIEPRADLAARLGVSTESLSQTIRVATIGDVGPALAKFDVGDRLVPIRVQLEDAARGNLKTLEQLRVPLGERGEKGGVPLSVIADVKLDQGPTSINRYDRERQATVAADLVGSAALGDATKKIYDLPVMKSRPKGVKVSPSGDAESLNELSDGFATAITAGLMMVYAVLVLLFGTFLQPITILFSLPLSIGGAIAALLITGKQLTTPVWIGILMLMGIVTKNAIMLVEFAIESIHAGKPRDEAMIDAGMKRARPIVMTTIAMAAGMMPSALAVGAGGEFRSPMALAVIGGLIFSTILSLVFVPAMFMVMDDLGALIWRFAKRLIVHSEDAETDGHHGAAPDPKNAAHPAE, from the coding sequence ATGGCTCTCAATATCTCGGCTTGGTCGATCCGGAATCCGCTGCCGTCGGTCGTCTTCTCGATCATCCTCCTGGTCCTGGGCTGGACCTCCTTCACCAAGCTCGCGGTGACGCGGCTGCCGTCGGCCGACATTCCCGTGATCTCGGTCGCGGTGTCGCAGTTCGGCGCAGCGCCCGCCGAGCTTGAATCCCAGGTCACCAAGACCGTTGAAGACGCCGTCTCCGGCGTCGAAGGCGTCAGGCACATCACATCGCAGATTACCGACGGCCTGTCGGTCACCACCATCCAGTTCGCACTGGAGACCAACACCGACCGCGCGCTCAACGACGTCAAGGACGCGGTGACGCGCGTGCGCTCCAATCTGCCGCAGAACGTCACCGAGCCGCTGATCCAGCGCGTCGATGTCATCGGACTGCCGATCGTCACCTATGCCGCGATCTCACCCGGCAAGACGCCGGAGCAGCTCTCCTACTTCGTCGACGACGTCGTCAAGCGCGCGCTGCAAGGCGTGCGCGGCGTCGCCCAGGTCGAGCGCATCGGCGGCGTCGAGCGCGAGATCCTGGTCTCGCTCGATCCCGACCGTCTCCAGGCGATGGGGCTGACCGCGGTCAATGTCAGCCAGAGCCTGCGCGGCACCAATGTCGACGTCGCCGGCGGCCGTGCCGAGATCGGCAAGAACGACCAGGCGATCCGCACGCTCGCGGGCGCCAAGACGCTGGGCGACCTCGCCGGCACCATGATCCCGCTGTTCGGCGGCGGCGAGGTCCGGCTCGCCGATCTCGGCACAGTGACCGACACCATCGCAGATCGCCGCACCTTCGCCCGCTTCAACGGCGAGCCGATCGTCGCGCTCGGCATCAAGCGTTCCAAGGGTGCCAGCGACGTGAAGGTGGCAGAGGCCGTGCAGAAGCGCATCGATGCGCTCAAGGCCACCTATCCCGACGTCGACCTGAAGGTGATCGACACCTCGGTCGAATACACCAACGGCAATTACCACGCGGCGATCTCGACCCTGTTCGAAGGCGCCATCCTGGCCGTCGTCATCGTGCTGCTGTTCCTGCGCGACCTGCGCGCCACCATCATCGCCGCGATCTCGCTGCCACTGTCGATCTTCCCGGCGTTCTGGGCGATGGACCTTCTCGGTTTCTCGCTCAACCTCGTCAGCTTCCTCGCCATCACGCTGTCGACGGGTATTCTGGTCGACGACGCCATCGTCGAGATCGAGAACATCGTCCGGCACATGAACATGGGCAAGTCGCCCTATCGCGCCGCACTCGAAGCCGCCGACGAGATCGGCCTTGCGGTGATCGCGATTTCGCTCACCATCATCGCGATCTTCGCACCCGCGAGCTTCATGTCGGGCATCGCCGGACAATTCTTCAAGCAGTTCGGCATCACCGTCTCGGTGCAGGTGTTCTTCTCGCTGCTCGCGGCGCGCTTCGTCACGCCGGTGCTGGCGGCCTACTTCCTCAAACACGGCCATCACGAGGAGCCGCCGCCGGGCCGCGTGCTGCGATCCTATCATCGGATCGTGGCCTGGTCGGTGAAGCACTATTTCATCACGGTGCTGGCCGGCTTCGGCGTCTTCGCCGCCTCGATCTGGAGCATCACGCTGCTGCCGCAGGGCTTCCTGCCGGCGCAGGACAGCGCGCGCTCGCTGCTGGCCCTCGAGCTGCCGCCGGGCACACAGCTCGCCTACACCGAAAAGGTCACCGAGGACATCGTCGCGCGCCTGCGCAAGCGGTCCGAGGTGAAGAGCATCTTCGTCGACGGCGGGCGCGTCCCACCGGGGACCCAGGAAGTCCGGCGTGCCGCCTTGATCATCAACTACACGCCCAAGGACAGCCGCGACATCACCCAGCGGGAGCTCGAATTCTCGATCAGCCAGGAGCTGGAGAACGTTCCCGACATCCGCTTCTGGTTCCTCGACGAGAACGGCCTGCGCGCCATCTCGCTGGTCGTGACCGGGGTCGACGCCAACATCGTCAACAACGTCGCGAGCGAGCTCGCGACGCAGATGAAGCGGATCCCCACCATCTCCAACGTGATCTCGGAAACCACGCTGGAGCGGCCCGAGCTGCGCATCGAGCCGCGCGCCGACCTCGCCGCGCGCCTCGGCGTCTCCACCGAAAGCCTGTCGCAAACCATCCGCGTCGCCACCATCGGCGACGTCGGCCCCGCGCTCGCCAAGTTCGACGTCGGCGACCGCCTGGTGCCGATCCGCGTCCAGCTCGAGGACGCCGCACGCGGCAATCTGAAGACGCTCGAACAGTTGCGTGTGCCGCTCGGCGAACGCGGCGAGAAGGGCGGCGTGCCGCTCTCGGTCATCGCCGACGTCAAGCTCGACCAGGGTCCGACCAGCATCAACCGCTACGATCGTGAACGGCAGGCGACCGTCGCCGCCGACCTCGTCGGCTCCGCCGCGCTCGGCGACGCCACCAAGAAGATCTACGACCTGCCGGTGATGAAGAGCCGGCCGAAGGGCGTGAAGGTCTCGCCCTCCGGCGACGCCGAAAGCCTCAACGAGCTGTCCGATGGTTTCGCGACTGCGATTACGGCCGGCCTGATGATGGTCTACGCGGTGCTGGTGCTCTTGTTCGGCACCTTCCTCCAGCCGATCACCATCCTGTTCTCGCTGCCGCTCTCGATCGGCGGCGCCATCGCGGCCCTGCTCATCACCGGCAAGCAGCTGACGACGCCGGTGTGGATCGGCATCCTGATGCTGATGGGCATCGTCACCAAGAACGCGATCATGTTGGTCGAGTTCGCGATCGAATCCATTCACGCCGGCAAGCCGCGCGACGAAGCCATGATCGACGCCGGCATGAAGCGCGCCCGCCCGATCGTGATGACCACGATCGCGATGGCCGCGGGCATGATGCCGAGCGCGCTCGCGGTCGGCGCCGGCGGCGAGTTCCGCTCGCCGATGGCGCTCGCGGTGATCGGCGGCCTGATCTTCTCGACCATCCTGTCGCTGGTGTTCGTGCCCGCGATGTTCATGGTGATGGACGACCTCGGCGCCCTGATCTGGCGCTTCGCCAAGCGGCTGATCGTGCACAGCGAGGATGCCGAGACGGACGGTCATCACGGGGCGGCGCCGGATCCGAAGAACGCCGCACATCCGGCGGAGTAG